A stretch of Suncus etruscus isolate mSunEtr1 chromosome 9, mSunEtr1.pri.cur, whole genome shotgun sequence DNA encodes these proteins:
- the LOC126018186 gene encoding olfactory receptor 52N2-like codes for MQLTIMHSSNLTPRYFILNGIPGLEAAHVWISLPFCFMYSIAVVGNCGLIYLIIHVEALHRPMYYFLALLSMTDITVCTSFVPNMLCILWFHLTNINFNACLVQMFFIHMLTAMESGVLMLMALDRYVAICYPLRYSTILTNTVIIKVGFATFTRSVLLTIPFMFLVKRLPFCRGNLIHHTYCEHMALAKLSCGNIKINSIYGLIVAIFIGAADIFCISLSYSMIIRAVVSLASADARHKAFSTCTSHICAIVITYIPAFFNFFTHRFGDQTIPHNIHIIIANLYLLLPPTLNPFIYGVKTKQIREGVIRLFSREKDILSTK; via the coding sequence ATGCAACTGACTATAATGCACAGCTCTAACCTGACACCAAGATATTTTATCCTTAATGGGATCCCTGGACTGGAAGCTGCACATGTTTGGATTTCTCTGCCATTTTGCTTCATGTACAGCATTGCTGTTGTGGGGAACTGTGGGCTCATCTATCTCATCATTCATGTTGAGGCACTGCATCGGCCTATGTATTATTTCCTAGCCTTATTATCCATGACAGATATTACTGTATGTACTTCATTTGTTCCCAATATGCTTTGTATCTTATGGTTCCATCTCACAAATATTAACTTTAATGCCTGCCTTGTGCAGATGTTTTTCATCCACATGCTGACAGCCATGGAGTCTGGTGTACTTATGCTAATGGCTTTGGATCGGTATGTAGCTATTTGCTACCCCTTACGCTATTCAACTATCCTCACCAACACTGTCATTATCAAAGTAGGGTTTGCTACTTTTACTCGGAGTGTGTTGCTCACGATTCCATTCATGTTTCTAGTTAAACGTCTTCCCTTCTGTAGGGGCAACCTTATTCACCACACCTACTGTGAACATATGGCTCTAGCCAAATTATCTTGTGGAAACATAAAGATTAATTCTATCTACGGTCTCATAGTTGCCATATTTATTGGAGCAGCTGATATCTTCTGTATCTCCTTGTCTTACTCAATGATTATTCGTGCTGTAGTAAGCCTGGCATCTGCTGATGCTCGCCATAAAGCTTTTAGCACCTGTACATCACACATATGTGCTATTGTTATCACTTACATCCCAGCCTTTTTCAACTTCTTCACCCACcgctttggggatcaaaccataccACACAATATCCACATAATTATAGCCAATCTCTATCTGTTGCTGCCTCCCACCTTGAATCCATTCATCTACGGGGTGAAGACCAAACAGATTCGTGAAGGAGTGATTAGATTGTTTTCTAGAGAGAAAGATATTTTAAgtacaaaataa